In Cucurbita pepo subsp. pepo cultivar mu-cu-16 chromosome LG10, ASM280686v2, whole genome shotgun sequence, the DNA window agtaaataaaataggaGGAAGAACGTAGGATTGgtaagagagaaagaaagagaggaagaaaaagagagagtgtGTCCTCTCCGGTCAAAATGGTGTCTGAAATTGGGCCATTAAACTCCTCTCATCTTCTCTTCgccttctctcttctttctttctttctttctttctttctcttttttcttttcttctttttctttttttattttccttgtaCAGTTAAGTCAGCTAAAGTGGGGGGGACAACTTTGTCATTTTGCTTACTCATTTGACATGCATCCTCATCCTCGGCTGTTGACTAATACACACCCAAATTTCTACACCCAATCCATCCTTCTAATCctctttattttcaacaaaacatttctNCATGATTATGCTTAGTATGACCCATTGCTTGATCAAagggttttcaatttttatttttattattattattattatttttttgtcgtGTTCCCTCTTTtgcatttttctctctttgtgGTGGATGAGTTTGTGACCGTAAAATTCATCCAATTTaagaaagatttgaattaaatatttaaaaatataataataatataaaatatattattattattttaagataaattgATTTGGTTGAACTTTAGTGTATGTTTAAAATcgtatttaaaattgaaaaaaagaaagaaagtaatttaaaaaacgaaaGTGCCAAAATTATATAGATCAATGtggaggaaaaaaagagagaaagaaactcGGAATCCGATGCTTGATGTCGAGAACCTTGACCTGCAGTTTAAGTGGGGACCACAAAAGTTAATCTGGTCTAGAATCTAGatgggaaagaagaaaaggacgAAGATAGTGATTAGGTCAAAGATGTGATCTTAGCCGTTTGATCTTTGACCAACTATAAATACGGCCACGTGTAATGGATTCATGCCAGCTCACCTCCACGTCAAATACAGCATCCTTCAGTTGACTTACAGGCTTCCCCCAACTACTACTCCGTAATAATCCGTTTCAATATGTACGTGTTATGTGATTTATTGGTATAAAATGCATGCAATAATACAAAGTTGACAAATATTTATTGGTGCATGAGTACGTATATAACATGggttaatttaataaatataatgaaggTAGGGTATGAAAGTAAATGGAGTCAAATTTAGGACAACAAACTACACTAATTGTGTGGACCATCTGGTAGAGCTTGTTGTAACATGAAGCAGCATaagttattaatattaaattcacTTCCAACAATGCCCTATTTTATTCACAATAATttatctacattttttttttctctcttaaaaaataactagCCAACGGCCTATAAATATCCAGTCCCAAGACTAAATTAACCTATTTTTAGGTGGAATAATCCAAAAGTTCAAACATTTAATGACTTTTGATTTATAGATGTAATTTTTAGTGCGTTATTTTAATAATGGTATTAAATCATTGTACCATCATTTTTCTAATCACATATAATGGGCCTTGAGCTGTGTTAAATTTGAGAGCCTTTTACCTTCCATTATGGGCTGGATCGACAGAAGAGGCCCACGTCAATTGGTAACACAAAATTCAGGATGCTGGGCTTGGCCCACGTTCGgacttctatatatatatatatatttatattcacAATGATGGGTTGAAGATTAGAAAGGGAGAGGAAATAGTGTTGCCTGACTTCAAAGGAAAGTAAAGGCAATTGAGAATTGATGTAATGGGTTTACCTAAggcttttgttttattatggGAGGCTTTTTAATGTAGGTGGGTTTGTTATTTTGGATCTCTCTCATTTATCaaatttctccaattttcCTTATAATATCAGCAACCTCATCTATGATTGATTGCTTCCAATTGTTGCAATTTTGACTGTTCTCAAAGATTataatcatattaattaaGTTGCCCATTACAGAATGGTAAGGGCGGGTCGTTCATAAAAATGTGTATTTGTTAATTACCAGAAGAAGAAAGCGGGGGTgaaatcaatttgaaaagaGGAGCTCACAATTCAATTCTTGGCGCTCGCCAATTTGAGATTGCTTAGAGAAGGTAAAAAGGGGAACATGTTTGTtgtagtttctttttaaaaaaaattctttgatGGGTGGGTGAGGTTTGAACCTGTCAACCACTGGTTGGAAGCTATGCGTTGAATTCTACTTTCTACTGTTGTAATCCGGCgtcaaccaaaccaaaccaactgCGCCCACCCTCCCTCCCTGCCTTCCCAATGCCATTCATGCTTTTGGCTTGCGTTTGAAGCTGCCCTTCAAAGGTTTAACTGTTTCTGTATTTAatattctctcattttcttacTGATTCATTCCTTATTTCTAATACTCTTTACCTTTCAGGCATTTCGTCGAGCATCTGGGGCCCCTTTCATCTTGGCCTCATATCGCCTTCGACACCGCGTGTGTCTGTTCGCCAAACAAGACTCGGACAAACACATTTTTCGTAGCTTTTCATTCTTCAACTCAAAGTAATTCTCCTCTAATCAATCACTTAAGCTCCCTTCTCCAACCCACTTCCGCACCACCATTCCCATTCTCTTGCTAACTTTACAAGCCAAATCGAATCTCAGCTTTAAAGGAACATCTGAACTACTCCTTTTCAACGATTTGTCCAATTCCTCTTCTGCTGGAGCGAAGGAGGGTTAGTGGGGTCAAACCCAGAATATGAAGCTTTCCGCATTACAGCAGACCTATGCTGCCCGTCGGGCCAATAGCTTCAGAGGATCGCCGTTGGATTCGTCCACGGATAGTCCAATCAAGTCGCCGGCGGGGATTTTCTGGCTAGTTCTTCATGGACTTTGTTGCCTCATCAGTCTTGTGCTTGGATTTCGCTTCTCTCGTcttgtgtttttccttttcttctctactTCCACTACCACTAACCTCTACTTGACTCCTTTTCGATCCGCCACTGACCTGAACATTCACTCTACTTCGCTGCCAAATCCGACTGtaaatcttgaaattcctGCGAATTCGACGACGACTACGACTATTGCCACTTCGAGTAGCCGCGTGGTCGTAGGGAGGCATGGGATCCGAATCCGGCCGTGGCCGCATCCAAACCCTACTGAAGTCATGAAGGCTCACCAGATTATTGAGACGGTACAGAGGGAACAAAGGCGCCAATTCGGGGTCAAGAATCCGCGAAAGTTAATTGCTATAACGCCAACTTATGTGCGGACTTTCCAGGCGCTCCACATGACTGGCGTTATGCACTCGCTAATGTTGGTCCCTTACGAGCTTGTTTGGATCGTGGTGGAGGCCGGTGAAATCACCAACGAGACTGCTTCTGTTCTTGCCAAGTCTGGGCTGGAGACTATCCACGTTGGGTTCAATCAGCGGATGCCAACTTCTTGGGAGGGTAGGCATCGAATGGAGGCTCAGATGAGGCTTCATGCCTTGAGGTTATTTCTCCATaccttccttttttcctttgtgCTTGatgtttgcttgttttttgAAGATTAAGTAGTTAAACgcttctgtttctttctaaACAAAGCTGAGTGCTCGAGTACGATTTAGTTAGTAAGCTATTAATTGCGGAgcaaaaaaggagaaaagatcAAAGATTGTGCATGATGATGAATATTGTATTTCTTAGCCCCCATTTTCTCCTAATACGACTGCGCATTTCAGTTTGCTTTTAGAATATGAATTTGATTCTGTAGGTATGAATGATGCAGAATTGTGAGCAAAATGAGGCTGGATGGAATTGTGATATTTGTGGATGACAGTAATATGCACAGTATGGAGTTCTTCGATGAGATCCAGAATGTGAAGTGGTTTGGTGCTCTGTCTGTCGGAATTATCGTTCAGTCAGATAAACAAGATGAATCATCAGAGGAGGTGGAGAACCCTCCAATTCCTGCTCAGGGTCCTGCTTGTAATTCTTCCAATAAGTTGGTTGGTTGGCACACCTTCAATGCGCTCCCATATGCCGGAAAGAGCGCTAAATTCATTGGTGACAAGACATCAGTTCTTCCGAGAAAGCTTGAGTGGTGTGGGTTTGCGTTGAATTCCAAGTTGCTATGGAAAGATGCAGAAGATAAGCCAGAATGGGTCAATGAGTTTGATACATTGGATGTTGGTGATGATGCTTTAGAGAGTCccttatttcttttgaaggaTGCATCGATGGTTGAGCCGCTTGGAAGTTGTGGCCGCCAAGTTTTGCTCTGGTGGCTCAGAGTTGAAGCTCGTTTCGATAGCAAATTTCCTCATGGGTTAGTatcatcttttatttaatgCCTTCCTCCATATTACATATATGAAATTCGTCAATCTGTTAGATATAGGACTAAACATGAAATGAAACAATATGAACTTTTTGGGTCAATTTGTTCCGAATGcgtattgaaattttaagaacaTTTCAAACACCTAAAAATGACATAATATCGTGTTACTGAATTGGGAGATGCAATTATAGAAAGGCATCTCCGTTAAACTTTCCTGTTGAGGCCGTTCATATCCGATCTAATCCTTTAATTTAATGTCTTCTCTACCCTCCAAGGATGTCTTTATCACCTCTCCTTGATCATGGTTTATCATCTTAACTGGTTTTCATATTGATTTTTTCTAATGCAACTTTTATCTAGATTTGATGTTTTGTGTATGTTGTATCTCTAATTTTTGCTTCTGGATATTTTTTGGTATGAAAATTTCTATCTTTTGGTGCTTACTTGCAATAGTTGTTATAAGTGGTCAACTTAcaagaatatttaataattcattaGAAGGCCACTGCACTTGAATATTGGAGCCAATAGATTTTCGTGGTAGGTGGTAGATCtgtgttttttgtttgatgcAGTTGTTAATGACATTATATGCTGCTATATGGTAGTAGGACGAAAAAATTCttctattctaaattgtaAATCGATCAGTTCATTTAACATGTCAATTGTATTGTCACTGCAATTAATTTTTGCTTTGCATCAATGATGCCGAGGACATTAAATAGATCAGGCTTTGGAGAGTGAAAAGGGTTGAGGGTTTTCAGAGGGGTGGACTTTTTGCCTACTCATCTTCCGGATGTTGGTTCCTCATCAagcttatttttttcatctacaTACAAACCCATACCTTTTTTAGATATTCATGTTATATAATTTCTGACTAATATAAGTAATCTTTTTCTATAACTATTATCCTCTTTTCTAAGATAACATAACCTCTACGCCCTCAGGTTCCTATCGGACTCTGAACATTTAGCAATGTGTCGGAGATGGCCTTAGTGTTGGAAGAAACCTTGGACAATCTTATAGTTTTTCTTATCGTTCTATAGAAGCCAAGATCATAGGCTCCTCTTTTGAATCTGTCATAGGTTGAGCTCAATGTTACGTTCAAAACGTTGTCAAGATTAGAATCACTAGCAGTCTCCTAGAAGTTCTTCTTGCATAgtaattattttcttccaactttgccctctctctttccattttgaattttgactaCCGTTCCAAACGCCTTTAAGAATTTACAACAAACACCATGGCCTCTGTTTTCATCTTGCCTTAATCTTTTCCAAGAAGGGTTGCTCATCTTGATGGCCAATTTCCGGTGATCTAATTACATTTACTCCCATTTTCTCTTTCGCCATTTATACGTTCTATTTCTATAGAGCATTATAGACACCTCTTAAGACATTATTTCTATAGATCAATCAAGGTATAGGAGGTTATGCTTATGGCCGACCCACCTCACTAATTCTGGACAGGCTTTGCCTCATCCCGCAAATTCTCGAGAGGTTTGCTCACCCTAACTGAGGGAATAGTTTCTTCTCATCTACTCATAGCTCCAAAATTCTAGTGGAAAACAGTAAAGGTGCTGTATGTGAAACAATGGAAGATTTATATTATCAAGTTTTTCACCAAATGCTTTGAACCTGTGACCGGAAGGCATCTCCAAACATCTCAAATCTGATGAAACATTTCCTTGGACATGATTTTTcacttctttcattctttttcctttaagAATTTGATCCCGAAGATCCAAAATCTAATAAAAGTTTCCAAGAATATCGTTAATTAGAAGTCCCTTCAgatttttgcttttctttctggCAAACTTCTACAAAATTATAGTACAAGAATCCTCTTCTTCGTACTGTTTCTGTTTTTCAGAAGTCAAGGACAAAGGATGCCAGTTCACTATCCAGTTGGGCAGTCTTTAATCTCTAGGAAGCTAGGGTCATAGGGATTTGAGATTCGGTTGCAATACAAAGTTTCATCTTCATTTCTGAATGCGCCTTTTGACTACGAAATGCGGTGATTCCTTACTGTTTGGTAGCCTAATCCGCTTTAGGCTACCTTGcttcatcttccttttcaCTATATCTGAAAGAGACATCCAACTTCGCTATAATTTAGCTGGTGCAAAGAGTTCTACACATTAAAgtataaaaagaaaggatcagGGTAATACCTGGCtggtttattttttcttgcaTCGCACCACCTACTTATATCGTTGTTTCTAATCTTTTCTGGGTCGTTTCTGTGTTTTCATCTGCATATGTGCTATGGTATCTTCTTcatatgcattttttttttttttcatttagatTCTCAAGTTAATGGTATTGTTGGCCATTTCACTGGGATGCCGGATTCTGCTTGGACAACTTTCGTTGATCCTCCATCATGAATGTTGCTTTTATATTCACTTAATGCTTCCATTTCTATTTGATATAGGTGGTTAATCGACCCTCCTTTGGAGATTACGGTACCTGCAAAACGAACACCATGGCCGGACGTTCCTCCCGAACTCCCTACTGGTGAAAAAGCTCGGAGAGGCAACCACGAGGAAACAACTA includes these proteins:
- the LOC111803887 gene encoding probable beta-1,4-xylosyltransferase IRX14, which gives rise to MKLSALQQTYAARRANSFRGSPLDSSTDSPIKSPAGIFWLVLHGLCCLISLVLGFRFSRLVFFLFFSTSTTTNLYLTPFRSATDLNIHSTSLPNPTVNLEIPANSTTTTTIATSSSRVVVGRHGIRIRPWPHPNPTEVMKAHQIIETVQREQRRQFGVKNPRKLIAITPTYVRTFQALHMTGVMHSLMLVPYELVWIVVEAGEITNETASVLAKSGLETIHVGFNQRMPTSWEGRHRMEAQMRLHALRIVSKMRLDGIVIFVDDSNMHSMEFFDEIQNVKWFGALSVGIIVQSDKQDESSEEVENPPIPAQGPACNSSNKLVGWHTFNALPYAGKSAKFIGDKTSVLPRKLEWCGFALNSKLLWKDAEDKPEWVNEFDTLDVGDDALESPLFLLKDASMVEPLGSCGRQVLLWWLRVEARFDSKFPHGWLIDPPLEITVPAKRTPWPDVPPELPTGEKARRGNHEETTKLPAKAHSSRSRRSSRSKRKRHEPKVVDTQTSERHSQN